One Miscanthus floridulus cultivar M001 chromosome 11, ASM1932011v1, whole genome shotgun sequence DNA window includes the following coding sequences:
- the LOC136494713 gene encoding uncharacterized protein: protein MASWEELARNFLLEEEEEDEELFFILLPAVMPFLDEEKTPKHTSSLPGAKKVKEILEGHENWCKEEFRMEAEIFRAIANFLRAENLLRDTRGMKIEEQLGLFMFMLSHNASTERLKKEFQHSGETVHRKIYDVFNIIPTLTQKFIRLLNPSHTHMKITCDPRFMPFFQNCIGAIDGTHVPITIRQDKASPYRNRKGTLSQNVMFACDFDLKFTFISSGWEGSSSDAGVLRSALGKGFTVPAGKFYLVDGGYANTPSFLAPYRGVKYHLSEFRRRGQRGNAYANYKELFNHRHAILRNHIERAFGVLKKRFPILKVGTHYPIETQVMIPADAAVFHNIIRGLNGSEEWLDILPDNINPSNYVDMPEGDTNYPSEMESNHGNTLRDQIAHQMWAGYNV, encoded by the exons ATGGCTTCTTGGGAAGAGCTTGCTAGAAATTTTTtgttggaagaggaagaagaagatgaggagctaTTCTTTATTCTTCTCCCTGCTGTAATGCCCTTTCTCGACGAAGAGAAAACACCTAAGCATACCTCTTCTCTTCCTGGTGCTAAAAAGGTTAAAGAGATTCTCGAAGGACACGAGAATTGGTGCAAGGAAGAATTTAGGATGGAGGCTGAAATATTTAGAGCTATAGCAAACTTTCTCAGGGCCGAGAACTTGCTGCGTGACACACGTGGTATGAAGATTGAGGAGCAACTTGGTCTTTTTATGTTCATGCTCTCTCATAATGCAAGCACAGAGAGGCTAAAGAAGGAGTTTCAACATAGTGGTGAGACAGTGCATAGGAAAATATATGATGTCTTCAATATCATTCCAACATTAACCCAAAAATTCATCAGACTTCTAAATCCAAGCCACACACACATGAAGATTACATGTGACCCTAGATTTATGCCATTCTTTCAG AACTGCATCGGCGCTATCGATGGTACACATGTCCCAATCACAATTAGACAAGACAAGGCCAGTCCCTATAGAAATAGGAAGGGGACACTATCGCAGAATGTTATGTTTGCCTGTGACTTCGACTTGAAGTTCACTTTCATCTCATCTGGTTGGGAAGGATCCTCATCTGATGCAGGAGTGTTGCGGTCTGCTCTTGGCAAGGGATTTACTGTGCCAGCAGGCAAATTCTATCTTGTAGACGGTGGATATGCAAACACACCATCATTCCTTGCTCCCTACCGAGGAGTTAAGTATCATCTCAGTGAGTTCAGGAGACGTGGCCAGAGGGGAAATGCATATGCCAACTACAAGGAATTGTTCAATCATCGGCATGCGATTCTTCGAAATCACATTGAGAGGGCCTTTGGGGTTCTCAAAAAGCGGTTTCCAATTCTGAAAGTGGGGACACATTACCCAattgaaactcaagttatgattccAGCAGATGCTGCTGTGTTTCACAACATCATTAGAGGGTTGAATGGGAGTGAAGAGTGGCTAGACATCCTACCTGATAATATCAACCCATCAAATTATGTCGACATGCCAGAGGGAGACACTAACTACCCAAGTGAGATGGAATCAAACCATGGAAATACCCTACGAGACCAGATAGCCCATCAAATGTGGGCTGGCTACAATGTGTAG